In Salarias fasciatus unplaced genomic scaffold, fSalaFa1.1, whole genome shotgun sequence, a genomic segment contains:
- the ech1 gene encoding delta(3,5)-Delta(2,4)-dienoyl-CoA isomerase, mitochondrial isoform X2: protein MFSGVIRPALIRYSGSRLSSPAVLRAMSSSAGPTPPYTTLAVSRPAPAVTHVEIHRPDKRNAMNKAFWREMVECFSEISEDQDCRAVVVSGAGKTFTAGIDIVDLAGEVLQPRGDDTARISYNIRKTITHFQESFSAIERCPKPVLVAIHGACVGGGVDLITACDIRLCTQDAWFQVKEVDIGLAADVGTLQRLPKVIGSRSLVNELALTARKMYADEAKSSGLVSRVFQHKAALMAGALEMAEEIAGRSPVAVQGTKINLLYSRDHSVEEGLQFMAAWNMSMLQTADLMKSAQASMEKKSPRTVAFAKL, encoded by the exons ATGTTTTCAGGGGTGATCAGGCCCGCGCTCATCagat ACTCGGGGTCCAGGCTGTCCTCCCCAGCCGTCCTCAGAGCCATGTCGTCCTCGGCCGGCCCCACCCCCCCCTACACCACGCTGGCCGTCAGCCGGCCCGCCCCGGCCGTCACGCACGTGGAGATCCACCGGCCGGACAAGAGGAACGCCATGAACAAAGCTTTCtggag GGAGATGGTGGAGTGCTTCAGTGAGATCTCGGAGGACCAGGACTGCAGAGCCGTGGTGGTCTCTGGAGCCGGGAAGACCTTCACAGCTG GCATCGACATCGTGGACCTGGCCGGAGAGGTGCTGCAGCCCCGAGGCGACGACACGGCCAGGATCtcctacaacatcaggaagaccATCACCCACTTCCAGGAGTCCTTCTCTGCCATCGAGCGG TGTCCAAAACCGGTTCTGGTGGCAATCCATGGAGCCTGTGTGGGAGGAG GTGTGGACCTGATCACGGCCTGTGACATCCGTCTCTGCACGCAGGACGCCTGGTTCCAGGTCAAA GAAGTGGACATCGGCCTGGCGGCGGACGTGGGGACACTGCAGAGACTCCCCAAAGTCATCGGCAGCCGCAG CCTGGTGAACGAACTCGCTCTGACCGCCAGGAAGATGTACGCCGACGAAGCCAAGAGCAGCGGCCTGGTCAG cCGGGTGTTCCAGCACAAGGCGGCGCTGATGGCCGGCGCTCTGGAGATGGCGGAGGAGATCGCCGGCCGCAGCCCGGTGGCCGTCCAGGGAACCAAGATCAACCTGCTGTACTCCCGAGACCACAGCGTGGAGGAGGGGCTGCAGTTCATG GCGGCCTGGAACATGAGCATGCTGCAGACGGCCGACCTGATGAAGTCTGCTCAGGCCTCCATGGAGAAGAAGAGTCCCAGAACGGTGGCCTTCGCCAAACTGTGA
- the ech1 gene encoding delta(3,5)-Delta(2,4)-dienoyl-CoA isomerase, mitochondrial isoform X1 — protein MEPVKKKRTSAIWEHFELVSPRKVRCFFCSKEIRFNDNTSSMLRHYRALHAKKRSGGPGSDSGSRLSSPAVLRAMSSSAGPTPPYTTLAVSRPAPAVTHVEIHRPDKRNAMNKAFWREMVECFSEISEDQDCRAVVVSGAGKTFTAGIDIVDLAGEVLQPRGDDTARISYNIRKTITHFQESFSAIERCPKPVLVAIHGACVGGGVDLITACDIRLCTQDAWFQVKEVDIGLAADVGTLQRLPKVIGSRSLVNELALTARKMYADEAKSSGLVSRVFQHKAALMAGALEMAEEIAGRSPVAVQGTKINLLYSRDHSVEEGLQFMAAWNMSMLQTADLMKSAQASMEKKSPRTVAFAKL, from the exons ATGGAGCCcgtgaagaagaagaggacttCTGCCATCTGGGAGCATTTCGAGCTCGTCTCTCCTCGGAAG GTCCGCTGTTTCTTCTGCTCCAAAGAAATCCGGTTCAACGACAACACCTCGTCCATGCTGAGGCACTACAGAGCCCTGCACGCCAAGAAGAGGAGCGGCGGGCCCGGCTCAG ACTCGGGGTCCAGGCTGTCCTCCCCAGCCGTCCTCAGAGCCATGTCGTCCTCGGCCGGCCCCACCCCCCCCTACACCACGCTGGCCGTCAGCCGGCCCGCCCCGGCCGTCACGCACGTGGAGATCCACCGGCCGGACAAGAGGAACGCCATGAACAAAGCTTTCtggag GGAGATGGTGGAGTGCTTCAGTGAGATCTCGGAGGACCAGGACTGCAGAGCCGTGGTGGTCTCTGGAGCCGGGAAGACCTTCACAGCTG GCATCGACATCGTGGACCTGGCCGGAGAGGTGCTGCAGCCCCGAGGCGACGACACGGCCAGGATCtcctacaacatcaggaagaccATCACCCACTTCCAGGAGTCCTTCTCTGCCATCGAGCGG TGTCCAAAACCGGTTCTGGTGGCAATCCATGGAGCCTGTGTGGGAGGAG GTGTGGACCTGATCACGGCCTGTGACATCCGTCTCTGCACGCAGGACGCCTGGTTCCAGGTCAAA GAAGTGGACATCGGCCTGGCGGCGGACGTGGGGACACTGCAGAGACTCCCCAAAGTCATCGGCAGCCGCAG CCTGGTGAACGAACTCGCTCTGACCGCCAGGAAGATGTACGCCGACGAAGCCAAGAGCAGCGGCCTGGTCAG cCGGGTGTTCCAGCACAAGGCGGCGCTGATGGCCGGCGCTCTGGAGATGGCGGAGGAGATCGCCGGCCGCAGCCCGGTGGCCGTCCAGGGAACCAAGATCAACCTGCTGTACTCCCGAGACCACAGCGTGGAGGAGGGGCTGCAGTTCATG GCGGCCTGGAACATGAGCATGCTGCAGACGGCCGACCTGATGAAGTCTGCTCAGGCCTCCATGGAGAAGAAGAGTCCCAGAACGGTGGCCTTCGCCAAACTGTGA
- the ech1 gene encoding delta(3,5)-Delta(2,4)-dienoyl-CoA isomerase, mitochondrial isoform X3 — protein MSSSAGPTPPYTTLAVSRPAPAVTHVEIHRPDKRNAMNKAFWREMVECFSEISEDQDCRAVVVSGAGKTFTAGIDIVDLAGEVLQPRGDDTARISYNIRKTITHFQESFSAIERCPKPVLVAIHGACVGGGVDLITACDIRLCTQDAWFQVKEVDIGLAADVGTLQRLPKVIGSRSLVNELALTARKMYADEAKSSGLVSRVFQHKAALMAGALEMAEEIAGRSPVAVQGTKINLLYSRDHSVEEGLQFMAAWNMSMLQTADLMKSAQASMEKKSPRTVAFAKL, from the exons ATGTCGTCCTCGGCCGGCCCCACCCCCCCCTACACCACGCTGGCCGTCAGCCGGCCCGCCCCGGCCGTCACGCACGTGGAGATCCACCGGCCGGACAAGAGGAACGCCATGAACAAAGCTTTCtggag GGAGATGGTGGAGTGCTTCAGTGAGATCTCGGAGGACCAGGACTGCAGAGCCGTGGTGGTCTCTGGAGCCGGGAAGACCTTCACAGCTG GCATCGACATCGTGGACCTGGCCGGAGAGGTGCTGCAGCCCCGAGGCGACGACACGGCCAGGATCtcctacaacatcaggaagaccATCACCCACTTCCAGGAGTCCTTCTCTGCCATCGAGCGG TGTCCAAAACCGGTTCTGGTGGCAATCCATGGAGCCTGTGTGGGAGGAG GTGTGGACCTGATCACGGCCTGTGACATCCGTCTCTGCACGCAGGACGCCTGGTTCCAGGTCAAA GAAGTGGACATCGGCCTGGCGGCGGACGTGGGGACACTGCAGAGACTCCCCAAAGTCATCGGCAGCCGCAG CCTGGTGAACGAACTCGCTCTGACCGCCAGGAAGATGTACGCCGACGAAGCCAAGAGCAGCGGCCTGGTCAG cCGGGTGTTCCAGCACAAGGCGGCGCTGATGGCCGGCGCTCTGGAGATGGCGGAGGAGATCGCCGGCCGCAGCCCGGTGGCCGTCCAGGGAACCAAGATCAACCTGCTGTACTCCCGAGACCACAGCGTGGAGGAGGGGCTGCAGTTCATG GCGGCCTGGAACATGAGCATGCTGCAGACGGCCGACCTGATGAAGTCTGCTCAGGCCTCCATGGAGAAGAAGAGTCCCAGAACGGTGGCCTTCGCCAAACTGTGA
- the LOC115385443 gene encoding transient receptor potential cation channel subfamily V member 1-like: protein MDTNICLSSRCSGDVRSPVSSPVFSRDQLFRAVSQGDAGQLDGLLDYLQRHGQRLTDPHFTDERNGKTALLKALLNLKHGVNDTVAVLLDVAERTGDLEALINSSYTDPFYKGQTALHVAIERRSLELVRLLVQKGADVQARASGKFFQRDAGRGFYFGELPLSLAACTNQPDVVSFLMENRHRRADAADADSQGNTVLHALVVVADDSEDNTHAVAHVYDQILVLHRRLQGKGGVRLEDIQNQQNLSPLQLAATLGRLGIFKHMLQREFVDEETRPLSRKLTEWVYGPVRSALYDLSSIDTTQAESVLELIVFGSETPNRPQMLQVEPLRSLLEEKWQNFASRLLLVHFLVYMIYLSIFTMVAFYRKEGQPPFPVEDVPLDYLRTLCELLSVLGAVWFLYKSVSHFRRNPPTPAALRTDGFSDLLFFLQASLLLLAAVLYCCGLRDYLGPMVLSLALAWINVLYYSRGSRRLGVYSVMMQRIILGDMLHFLCVHSVLLFGFSAGKTLNLQSRQTQNPEPSRDSLRSEVQSSGTSFMVLDRRPLRLLKLHSRRLSDGSPITLSSYVNICSSRRFSVHLASCLHRCRVYRGDHRLLVAQLKLKLRANQHQTLPRPDSSRLNDPNTATDFSRSTRRTLDALAPDKVTDWATFKETAFSRAVWLLIFLLHHGPSEVPGLRGVPGVSFSSDHLTDLEYADDTILLSTTCTGAGAGARAGAGPGAGGRSSAAEPFQCRKPSFNELRFTSLELFKFTIGMGDLEFTQQVRSTPVFYVLLSSYVLLTYVLLLNMLIALMGDTVQRTSRQSQDIWNLQRAFTILDMERTLPRWLRTLLQSRLSRMMSLTDEDNHCRTFLRVEETDWRQWRSELHVIREEDPEDHMPEDTPAGTTFNLNLLLRRIRSRGGRRRRDAPAAP, encoded by the exons atGGACACCAACATCTGCCTCAGCAG TCGGTGCAGTGGGGACGTTCGTTCCCCCGTCTCCAGTCCAGTCTTCAGCAGGGACCAGCTGTTCAGAGCAGTGTCCCAGGGGGACGCCGGTCAGCTGGACGGCCTGCTGGACTACCTGCAGCGGCACGGCCAGAGGCTGACGGACCCCCACTTCACAG atgaaagaaatggaaaaacgGCCCTCCTGAAAGCTCTGCTCAACCTGAAGCATGGCGTCAACGACACTGTCGCCGTCCTGCTGGACGTCGCAGAGAGAACGGGAGATTTAGAGGCTCTGATCAACTCTTCCTATACAGATCCCTTCTATAAAG GTCAGACCGCTCTGCACGTGGCCATCGAGAGGCGGAGCTTGGAGCTGGTGAGGCTGCTGGTGCAGAAGGGAGCCGACGTTCAGGCCAGAGCCAGCGGGAAGTTCTTCCAGAGAGACGCAGgaagaggcttttattttg GGGAgctgcctctgtctctggcCGCCTGCACCAACCAGCCCGACGTGGTGTCCTTCCTGATGGAGAACCGGCACCGCCGGGCGGATGCCGCCGACGCCGACTCGCAGGGCAACACGGTGCTGCACGCCCTGGTGGTCGTGGCGGATGACTCGGAGGACAACACGCACGCCGTCGCGCACGTCTACGACCAGATCCTCGTCCTCCATCGCAGGCTGCAGGGGAAAGGGGGCGTACGCCTGGAGGACatccagaaccagcagaacctcagtCCGCTCCAGCTGGCCGCCACGCTGGGGAGACTCGGG ATCTTCAAGCACATGCTGCAGCGGGAGTTCGTGGACGAGGAGACGAGGCCTCTGTCCAGGAAGCTGACGGAGTGGGTGTACGGGCCGGTCCGCTCCGCCCTCTACGACCTGAGCTCCATCGACACCACCCAGGCGGAGTCGGTGCTGGAGCTCATCGTGTTCGGGAGCGAGACGCCG AACCGGCCCCAGATGCTGCAGGTGGAACCTCTGCGGAGCCTCCTGGAGGAGAAGTGGCAGAACTTCGCCTCCCGACTGCTGCTGGTCCACTTCCTGGTCTACATGATCTACCTGAGCATCTTCACCATGGTGGCCTTCTACAGGAAGGAGGgccag ccgCCGTTCCCGGTGGAGGACGTCCCTCTGGACTACCTGCGGACACTGTGTGAGCTGCTGAGCGTCCTGGGAGCCGTCTGGTTCCTCTACAAATCA GTGAGTCATTTCCGGAGGAACCCTCCGACGCCAGCGGCGCTCCGGACGGATGGCTTCAGCGACCTCCTGTT CTTCCTGCAGgcatccctgctgctgctggccgccgTCCTCTACTGCTGCGGGCTGCGCGACTACCTGGGTCCCATGGTGCTGTCCCTGGCTCTGGCCTGGATCAACGTCCTCTACTACTCCAGAGGGTCCCGGCGGCTGGGCGTCTACAGCGTGATGATGCAGAGG ATCATCCTGGGAGACATGCTGCACTTCCTGTGTGTCCACAGCGTCCTGCTGTTCGGCTTTTCTGCTGGTAAGACTCTGAACCTGCAGTCCCGtcaaacccagaacccagaacccagcagGGACAGTCTGAGAAGTGAAGTCCAGAGCTCAGGGACATCCTTCATGGTTCTAGACAGACGTCCTCTCCGTCTGCTGAAGCTCCACAGTCGGAGGTTGTCTGATGGTTCGCCAATAACATTGTCTTCTTACGTCAACATTTGTTCTTCCAGGAGATTCTCTGTTCATCTCGCCTCTTGTTTACACCG CTGCCGGGTGTACAGAGGAGACCATCGTCTACTGGTGGCccagctgaagctaaagctccGAGCCAACCAGCACCAGACCCTGCCTCGCCCCGACTCCTCCCGACTCAACGACCCCAACACCGCCACAGACTTCAGTCGCTCCACCCGCCGCACCCTTGATGCCCTGGCTCCTGACAAAGTGACAGATTGGGCGACCTTCAAGGAAA CGGCGTTCTCCAGGGCCGTGTGGCTCCTGATCTTTTTGCTGCATCATGGACCATCTGAGGTCCCAGGTCTGCGAGGCGTCCCCGGAGTGTCCTTCAGCAGCGACCACCTGACTGACCTGGAATACGCTGACgacaccatcctgctcagcacaacctgca CTGGGGCTGGAGCCGGGGCCAGGGCCGGAGCTGGACCCGGGGCCGGGGGACGGAGCTCGGCGGCGGAACCCTTCCAGTGCCGGAAGCCCAGCTTCAACGAGCTGCGCTTCACCAGCCTGGAGCTCTTCAAGTTCACCATCGGCATGGGGGACCTGGAGTTCACCCAGCAGGTCCGGTCCACTCCCGTCTTCTACGTCCTGCTGAGCAGCTACGTCCTGCTCACCTACGTCCTGCTGCTCAACATGCTCATCGCCCTGATGGGGGACACGGTGCAGAGGACGTCCAGGCAGAGCCAGGACATCTGGAACCTGCag AGAGCCTTCACCATCCTGGACATGGAGCGGACGCTGCCCCGCTGGCTGAGGACGCTCCTtcagtccagactgtccagGATGATGTCTCTGACCGACGAGGACAACCACTGCCGCACATTTCTCAg